Proteins encoded together in one Hevea brasiliensis isolate MT/VB/25A 57/8 chromosome 16, ASM3005281v1, whole genome shotgun sequence window:
- the LOC110665371 gene encoding thioredoxin Y2, chloroplastic, which yields MAISSLSASTIPSLKTPHSQLSANLSCLSSLQFPAQLHRLQFGNRGISSPSRSRILPLLAAKKQTFSNLDELLANADKPVLVDFYAAWCGPCQLMSPILKEVSAILNDTIQVVKIDTEKYPSIADKYRIEALPTFIIFKDGKPYDRFEGAFSKDKFIQRVENSLQVKQ from the exons ATGGCGATTTCTTCTCTCTCGGCTTCAACAATTCCTTCTTTGAAGACACCGCACTCGCAGTTGAGTGCTAATTTGAGTTGCTTGTCTTCGCTGCAGTTTCCAGCGCAGCTTCACAGGCTTCAGTTTGGGAACAGAGGGATTTCCTCTCCTTCCAGGTCTCGAATTTTGCCTCTG CTTGCAGCAAAGAAGCAAACATTTTCCAACTTGGATGAGTTATTGGCAAATGCTGACAAACCAGTCTTGGTTGACTTCTATGCAGCCTG GTGCGGTCCATGCCAGCTTATGAGTCCAATTCTTAAAGAGGTCAGTGCCATCCTGAATGACACAATCCAGGTGGTGAAAATCGATACTGAGAAGTACCCTAGCATTGCTGACAAATACAGAATAGAAGCATTGCCTACATTTATCATATTTAAGGATGGGAAACCTTATGATCGCTTC GAGGGTGCTTTCTCTAAAGATAAGTTCATTCAACGCGTAGAAAATTCACTGCAAGTGAAGCAATAG